A stretch of the Schistocerca serialis cubense isolate TAMUIC-IGC-003099 chromosome 2, iqSchSeri2.2, whole genome shotgun sequence genome encodes the following:
- the LOC126456798 gene encoding ankyrin-1-like has product MSVKSVSALHFAAASGELEKLVHLIRKGGNIDVEDDCKVRPLHVAVFWGHVHIVKELVKYGCDVNAGSIGVTYHSQMESNVTPLHIAAETNHLVIICALIDAGAKVNSATSLGATPLHVAAAEGGASVVSRLIRAGADIDACDAQKMTPLFLAIKSDQTDSALLLLQSGAQFDVAGPNCLTPLHLACRRGNVVVVTNLLDRGAKINAKSFTGQTPLHVSVIRKHFLVTHILVKRGADVNIKTNDGYSALHVAIKCDRSINVIKQLIKDGADVNERATDGSSPMHSAVENRSPDIVRALLQGKPDVNVCDKNGRTPLHTAAVNGDLEIVQLLVTHGALVNCTDARNSTPLHFAAACGHVAVVEFLTKKGANVNAADEAKWTPIHFVAETGVPLTDSEDNDIHSRVDVTKSLVASGALVNARNEKDELPVHIAVKSGNVTITKRLLDSGAYIDVNIPFGSGKSLSLKDYTIMRLNLPLIVVLNVTEKLFPAIKAGSVDRVKSCVDNGAVLNCRSVKFGTPLIHAICEGHIRIVNFLLDNGAAVNMIHGKTLLAPLHYAAKLGYYKIVCALLSHGASYDIKSESKETPLSFADNGAHHHTVKLLQSVTDFFQAFKKGKTGRLKELQSLKEKKTMEFAAITNCRNEEGDTLVQVAIKNQHKEIATEVVRLLKKN; this is encoded by the coding sequence ATGTCTGTCAAAAGCGTCAGTGCTCTTCATTTCGCTGCAGCTAGTGGTGAGTTGGAGAAGCTTGTGCATTTGATTCGAAAAGGTGGAAATATTGATGTCGAAGACGATTGTAAGGTAAGGCCGCTACACGTCGCGGTTTTCTGGGGCCATGTTCATATTGTTAAAGAACTTGTCAAATATGGATGCGATGTAAACGCTGGATCGATAGGTGTGACATACCATTCTCAGATGGAATCTAATGTGACACCTTTGCACATCGCGGCCGAGACAAATCATCTCGTAATCATATGCGCACTGATTGATGCGGGAGCTAAAGTTAATAGTGCGACATCTCTAGGTGCCACACCGCTTCACGTAGCTGCTGCCGAAGGCGGAGCGAGTGTAGTCAGTAGACTTATAAGAGCTGGCGCAGATATAGATGCCTGTGACGCACAGAAAATGACGCCCCTGTTCCTTGCTATAAAATCTGATCAGACAGACAGTGCATTGTTGTTGCTCCAGTCAGGAGCGCAGTTCGACGTTGCAGGTCCAAACTGTTTAACGCCACTGCACCTGGCTTGCAGACGCGGGAATGTTGTAGTAGTGACGAATCTGCTAGATAGAGGAGCGAAAATTAATGCAAAGTCTTTCACAGGCCAAACGCCACTGCATGTGTCGGTTATCAGGAAACATTTCCTAGTGACACACATCTTGGTAAAACGCGGCGCAGACGTTAACATCAAGACTAACGACGGTTACAGTGCACTACATGTGGCAATAAAATGCGACCGATCGATCAATGTGATTAAACAGCTTATTAAGGATGGGGCGGATGTGAATGAGAGAGCAACAGACGGAAGTAGTCCCATGCATTCCGCAGTCGAAAACCGCTCTCCAGATATAGTTCGAGCTCTGCTTCAGGGCAAGCCTGATGTTAATGTGTGTGACAAAAACGGGAGAACGCCTCTGCATACGGCTGCTGTAAACGGTGATTTGGAGATAGTGCAGTTACTGGTCACTCACGGAGCACTCGTTAACTGCACCGATGCTAGGAACAGCACCCCACTTCATTTTGCCGCTGCCTGTGGACATGTTGCCGTTGTTGAGTTCCTCACGAAGAAAGGGGCAAACGTAAATGCTGCTGACGAAGCCAAGTGGACACCTATACATTTCGTCGCAGAAACTGGCGTTCCGCTGACCGACTCCGAAGATAACGACATACATTCCAGAGTGGACGTAACGAAATCTCTTGTTGCCAGCGGAGCTCTAGTAAATGCTCGAAATGAAAAGGATGAGTTGCCAGTACATATAGCGGTCAAGTCAGGCAATGTTACCATTACAAAACGTCTGCTTGACAGTGGAGCTTACATAGACGTCAACATTCCATTCGGATCCGGTAAGAGCCTGTCGCTTAAAGATTATACCATCATGCGGCTCAACTTGCCTCTCATCGTTGTCTTAAACGTAACGGAGAAATTATTTCCTGCTATCAAAGCAGGGAGTGTTGACCGTGTGAAAAGCTGTGTGGACAATGGGGCAGTCCTAAACTGTAGAAGTGTCAAGTTTGGAACACCACTTATCCACGCTATCTGTGAAGGACACATTCGCATCGTCAATTTTCTTCTTGATAATGGAGCTGCTGTAAATATGATTCATGGAAAAACTCTGTTGGCACCGTTGCATTACGCAGCGAAATTGGGCTATTACAAAATTGTATGTGCCCTGCTTTCACACGGAGCATCCTATGACATCAAAAGTGAGAGCAAAGAAACTCCCTTGTCCTTTGCTGACAATGGAGCTCATCACCACACCGTCAAGCTATTGCagtctgttactgatttctttcaAGCATTCAAGAAAGGTAAAACTGGACGCTTGAAAGAATTGCAGTCTTTGAAAGAAAAGAAGACTATGGAATTTGCAGCAATTACCAACTGCCGCAATGAAGAAGGAGACACCCTGGTGCAAGTAGCAATTAAAAATCAACATAAGGAAATAGCAACTGAAGTTGTCAGATTGCTTAAGAAAAACTAA